A DNA window from Jaculus jaculus isolate mJacJac1 chromosome 1, mJacJac1.mat.Y.cur, whole genome shotgun sequence contains the following coding sequences:
- the Hif1an gene encoding hypoxia-inducible factor 1-alpha inhibitor, which produces MAATAAEAAASGSGEPREEAEIPSAAWDESQLRSYSFPTRPIPRLSQSDPRAEELIENEEPVVLTDTNLVYPALKWDLDYLQENIGNGDFSVYSASTHKFLYYDEKKMANFQNFKPRSNREEMKFHEFVEKLQDIQQRGREERLYLQQTLNDTVGKKIVMDFLGFNWNWINKQQGKRGWGQLTSNLLLIGMEGNVTPAHYDEQQNFFAQIKGHKRCILFPPDQFECLYPYPVHHPCDRQSQVDFDNPDYERFPNFQNVVGYETVVGPGDVLYIPMYWWHHIESLLNGGITITVNFWYKGAPTPKRIEYPLKAHQKVAIMRNIEKMLGEALGNPQEVGPLLNTMIKGRYN; this is translated from the exons ATGGCGGCGACGGCGGCCGAGGCTGCCGCCTCTGGCTCAGGAGAGCCCCGGGAAGAGGCTGAAATCCCGAGCGCCGCCTGGGACGAGTCCCAGCTGCGAAGTTATAGCTTCCCGACCCGGCCCATCCCGCGTCTGAGTCAGAGCGACCCCCGGGCGGAGGAGCTCATTGAGAACGAG GAGCCTGTGGTGCTCACAGACACAAATCTTGTGTATCCTGCTCTGAAGTGGGACCTTGACTACCTACAAGAGAATATTGGCAACGGAGATTTCTCTGTGTACAGTGCCAGCACCCATAAGTTCTTATACTATGATGAGAAGAAGATGGCTAATTTCCAGAACTTTAAGCCGAGGTCCAACAGGGAAGAGATGAAATTTCATGAGTTTGTGGAGAAGCTGCAGGACATACAGCAgcgaggaagagaagagag GTTATATCTACAACAAACACTCAATGACACCGTGGGCAAGAAGATTGTCATGGACTTCTTGGGTTTTAACTGGAACTGGATTAATAAACAACAGGGAAAGCGTGGCTGGGGACAGCTGACCTCTAACTTGCTGCTAATCGGCATGGAAG GAAATGTGACACCTGCTCACTATGATGAGCAACAGAACTTCTTTGCTCAGATAAAAGGCCACAAGCGATGCATCTTATTTCCTCCAGATCAGTTTGAGTGCCTCTATCCATACCCTGTCCATCACCCGTGTGACAGACAGAGCCAG GTGGACTTTGACAATCCTGACTATGAGAGGTTCCCCAATTTCCAAAATGTGGTTGGTTATGAAACAGTGGTTGGCCCTGGTGATGTTCTTTACATCCCAATGTACTG GTGGCACCATATAGAGTCTTTACTGAATGGGGGGATTACCATCACTGTGAACTTCTGGTATAAG GGGGCTCCCACCCCTAAGAGAATTGAATATCCTCTCAAAGCTCATCAGAAAGTGGCTATCATGAGAAACATTGAGAAGATGCTTGGAGAGGCCTTGGGGAACCCACAAGAG GTGGGGCCCTTGTTGAACACAATGATCAAGGGCCGTTACAACTAG